The DNA segment aaagcaagcaccacgtgcttggtatgaaaggttgaccaacttcctgctgaccaggaattatgtcagaggcaaagctgacacaaccttgttcattaagaaaaagggtaaacataccctgctggcacaaatttacgtagacgatataatctttggtgctactgacgaatccttgtgcaaagagtttagtaaacaaatgcaaactgagttcgagatgtctatgatgggagaactcaacttcttccttggacttcaaatcaagcaaggtaagaacgacatcttcattagtcagtccaaatacgccaaagaaatgctaaagaaattcgatatggaagattgtaaacccatatcaaccccaatgggtactgacactgtcttatgcaaagatgagaaaggtaaatctgtagatagcaagctatatcgaggtatgattggctctctactttaccttaccgctagcagacctgatattcagtactcagtatgttattgtgcaagatatcaagttgaccccagggaatctcaccttatagctgtaaaaagaatctttagatatttgcagagctcagttaatgcaggtttatggtatcccaattcaaataacttcacactcattggatacactgatgctgactatggacgagataagctagagcgtaagagtacttcaggaggatgtcacttcctaggaagctgtctagtatcttggttcagcaagaagcaatcatcagtagccctgtcaacaactgaagctgagtacattactgctggaagctgtgtggcttaagtcctatggattaagcaacagcttgaggattacggagtcaaaacagaaacaattgaagttaaatgcgataacaaaagcgctattgacctgtccaaaaatccaatccaacacaacaggatgaagcatgtcagcataaggcatcacttcattagagatcatgtactcaagggtgagatcaagctgacctacgtacctaCAGATGATCAGCttacagatatcttcactaagcctttgactcgtgagcaattcagcatattaagggaagctatcggtatgtctaatcctcttccataatactatgtgcttaattgaatgttgagtgattaccatacTGAGTAACTTGAGCTAAATTAGTAACTTCTACATGCTGAGCTTAATATGTGCTATAGAAAATCACCCTATACTGAGTaaagacatacatgctgagtgattaccTTAAGATGAGTTACTAAAGTAGTATGAAAACCCTCTACGTAAAACTGTGCACTCAGTACcacaaacgtttagtattctaacaaactgagtaaagcccacttgcaatattaaatgctagcacgcgaattaaatagccacctaggatgacgtaagaaataatgagaaaacacatacgccgaatgtgtcataaatgccaggatctttgtcgattgatcatctcgaggtaaaacggctagttcaacgaataggatcaattcgaacctctataaatagtggaagaattcccacttatctctctttacactcgaaatctttggcattcaaaTCTTTCGCTCTCCAAATTCCAAAAACCTCTTAAAAATCTCTAGAAAATCATGTCGGACTCTCAGAATCTCTCCGGTGGTGATTACGATAAgaatcactccgatgaaaaccctaaatcCCCTCCTCGGCAAGAATTTAGCGAGACACCCACCAaaggacaaggtcagcatgaccaaactccaagcAAGAGCTCTCAAGCTGACCTCAcaacctcttcgaaaaagaagaagaaaaagaaggataAGCAGCCCAAGGAAAAGTTTTTCCTCAAAGTCTACAAAAGTGTTAAGAACCATGAGGTGATTCACTGTCGGtggttttctccaagcttcgtaacggctgagcaaccgttctgtgaatggatctcgAAGAATGAATGGGCTGGACTCTTCTCCCTTCCTGGTAAagcctaccctaggttagtaagggaattctgtTCCAACCTCTATATTGACGAAGAAGAcgctgaccatctggtaacccaTGTCAAAGTCTAGAAAATAATGATTACCCCATCTTATCTAGCAACCCTGCTAAACCTGCCAGCCAAAGGGAAAGAATTCAGGACTACAAAGGAAAAACTTGACCACGTAGTGACGTTCTGTAAGCCGGAGgatcacaaaggggaaatagctagtacatgtatgggtcaggatcaaaagatggctcactacctcctgactaactttatcttcccaaaaatcaactcagcatcatcagcttcaaacttcgagcagtgcttcatctggcacatgctgacctatcaaccactcaacatgccggtATTCCTTATCGGTGCACTTTAACGAagtactgggaaactcaggTTGGGGTCCctcattaccagaatccttgaagatcatcaAGTAGACTTGATTAATGAGACTGAATCTTGCggaactgaaatcacagcggctctactgtttgggttagtatacaaCCAACCCCTTAAGTCCAAAAAGGGAAAAGGGGTCATTAAGGAAAATGAGGAAGCTGATGATGTACAGGATGTGCAACCCAAGGAAGGGAAAAACGCTGTGGCCGAACCTGCTGACCAAGCTAAGcgagagaagaagagaaaagcaatTCTAACATGTTCCAAAGATGTTGATGCTGTTCCTAAGAAACTCATGATTGTatcaaaggggaagaaagttgatgctgagcaaactcaagacacacctaagtcagcagagaaacgaaaaaggcaagttgagcctgaagaagaaagtgaggaaactccAGAGCAACCATTgcagaaaaggaaaaagaaatccTCAGAGTTAAGTCCTATTGATGCTACCCCTCTGGGTTTCGTGATCTTCGATGACTCACATTTTGCCAAGAGTCAAGAAATTAATCTTGAGAAAATCCCTGCTGACCAAGAGGAAGAAGAGTTGGGCAATCTCGCAGGTCAatttgatgctgaggagacagaaaatgttgagcaacatgagaaaGTGGATGTTGAGCCAACAATGGGTGCTGAGCATGAACAGGCAGTCAgcactgagcaggttgaagaacaagctgagccaacagcaaaggaaCATGCTGACCTAGGGGTAAATTCACCCTCTGACTCTTTTGATTCTATTcgagctgacccctctcctcctaAGGCTAAGAAATTGAGAAGGCTTAAGAAAAAGGCTCAGAAGTCGCCAGTTATTGATCTTTTGGGTGATTCTCCTCTGCGGGATTCCATTACTGATCTATCAGATATGTAGTTCCAATTCTTCTCAAATCCCACTAAGCCTTCTCTAACGGAACTTCagaaaaatcaagcctctgttactcatcctgaggaacaagccaagtctccggaaaatccaatccctgccgagcaagagctcgaagtccaaacTTCTCAAAGTGAAAAGCATGCTAAGGAAAATCCCGCTCAAACTGAGTTgactcctcctgcaccaactcaaaccaacattgagcaggtcaatatctctgctgatccacctccTACCCATCCAATATCGCAGAATGTTGAGCAGCCTGTTTCCGCTGCTACTTCAAACAAAAGCCCAGCTGTTAATCAAGCTGGCCCCTCCAATTCCACCAGAATTCCGGCAACTGAGAACATTCCTGAGGCAACATATTCTTATctgcatgctactgagtccggacgtcgcattattgactccgctcaaactattctccaggatttgaacacttctcatgccgatgctacTGTGTATGCAAATGTTGAGTCCCCTCAAATCTcgtctatcactcagcttctcaatgagatcaagggtctcaaagatttagtaagtgtAATGACAACagtccaaacacagcaacccaagcaagaatccatcGCCAAGTTGGCcgaactgcagttaatgatggtgaatcacatggattcccttcaaggccaaattaatgctctttctgcagtcaacacgggctatgctacctctgctgagttgaatcaatattttaccaagttgaactctgagctgaccggcactcgcgagctaatctcttcaacttctcaatgttcggacgaacaaattagcgaagctgtccgtctacttaacttgagtaaggaggaaatggaaactgaccaactcaaaacGAACGAACTGCTGCAATACTCTCGAGCCACCTAcaaacatgtgcgccacacAAACGCTCAACATCAGTTTTATGATTCGAGTCTGCTTAAAATGTACTATCAAGCCTATGCCCAGCTGACTGACACAATCACATGGATTGGGAAATCCCAGGAGTATATACTCAGTATGTTCAGTGCCTCTATCCGAATTCCCCGCGATACCTTAGACGATGGTATTCCAATTTTTGATGGTTTAAGGGAAAGAACGAAAAGGCTCAAAGCGTATTCGGTCAAGATTAACTCAtgctgctctcaacgacactTTCGTTCCTCCTTcgcctgatggtggcaaaacgggggagaaagaccaagctgatagaactcagcacgCAGGAGAAGCGtctggtagtcagcagcaaaagggaaaaggcaaaatCAATACTGCCCATgtccaagtcaataggaagaaatagtcTGCTAGCTTTCATTCTTGACTTGTATCTGTTTTGTGTATTTTgtcttgctgactatctatgAAATTATGCATCTATTATTTCAAATTGATtgatcttatgtgatgcttacttacgaattgtgctgatctgtcttaattgaacaaacaaaagaaaaagggaatatactcagtacacattagacTTGATACATTTGCTCTAGGTTTCCCATAACTCTGATATCAAactaaccatgtatcaaaactgagtcaaGACATATCCCAAatattgacctcttctgaaaactgatctaggctcatctgaattatatcttggaaggtctagaattgaactaagttagtataagcatgccttaactttactcaattaaatcttagaaggtttagagttaagtcaagTCAATaggtgcaacccttacgggggagtaatttcagaagcttaaaaagaatttcaatcatggggaatctcaatactgagttccatcaattaaatattttgccaacatcaaaatgggggagtttgttgaaacatatttccacatgattttgaattgacaaaaatatttaagttaattcatgattaagggacaactaaatttaagtgctttgatttaattgtactaatatgtttgttcaatgttgagtataaatataaatgcgaaaaggaataaaaagtaagataagacgaagtcagcataagtccacagcacaagctgagcaGAGTGGAACTCAGTATGAAAGAAGATAAGACATCTTCaaaacagaagcttaaagatcaaaaggctgagtggaacggaaccagtatcaaaagtagaaaagccttcttgagaactatgtcttgcagaacgaagctgaccatagaagctgagtaaaagagaacttagtatctgaattggcaacaatcaaagacaacggacatcaaagtcaagctgagtaatcttcaggacaacatgaatgatccgttagctaaaagataagtctgacaactgtctgcaccaataatagaaaccttggaattacgcaaaagccaatttcgagatgcatgggtcaactgttccgttgctaaaagacaaactggcataAAAAGATGAAACCTGctagaagaagacaaacctgacgactgtaaaattcagacgacaggattggcctgcatatctgaagctggccagaacattgtccccaaaagagccgttttggattcaatgggcaaatcaaattcaaatgatttgatcttCAGATTGCAACTATAAAGGGACAAGTatacctcttggatcattgccgaattacagaaaatacaagagagaaaaatacaagtaaaaagcacatcaaaacaaaaagagatcttacaccaactttctattcttgtgtaaaagctagagtgatttttgtaatcatctaaagtgttctttgtctgaaaaagaacaagtctgtatcaattgtattaTTGAGAGAACTgtgttgagtactcggtgttgagtacttagtggtagagaaatctaggtgtttggttatagcacttagtaggagttgagtagacgaatagaggaaggtactcttgcatattcaactgccttgtaaacggtttgtgctctacctttaaagagctcagtattggatttacaaaacccggagggactctggggacttgacgtaggtggagaggccgaaccaggataagtcgtactgagtaatctctaactctctctcaatatatatatatatatatatatatatatatatatatatatatatgtgtgtgttgcttgtcatatttactcagcatataaattgtttaaactgacactgagtgaataagagtgttgagttggaagctgaccacaatagtgtcaattcccaactcatacgtaaaatagttctagtcaacatctgactaaagctatcttacactataatcggtcgtgctgaccaaagccgAGTTAACtaactcaagaaaatatattaagccaGCTTAATTAAattcgaaaaagttatattagttcctaacccccctcccttggaactaatcacacgggaccaacatggAGAAGGCTTCTTCCCACTAGCATGATTATTAACAGTCATATATTACTCCTATCAAATGCGAGATCCTAAAAACTGCCACTAGGACAAAACAGATATATAAAATAAGAACTATGTCCTCGCCCggggaaagaaaaaaataaacaagTGAAACCAATTTCAAGTTGTCTAATTTTGCAGGCAATGACAAAATCCATCATGATCCCTGATTGACAAAATTAAAAGCGAACGAATAAACAGAACAATCATACCAAAACTTGAATTCAAGGAGACGATGAACGAAGGAACGAAACTCGTCGGATCCACGGGTGAGGAGACTAAGACTATCCTGGATTCACGGGTGGAGATTCCAATTAAGTATTAACCAATTAGTTTAATAagacttaaaataaaactaattagCACTTTAACATGATTGGTACCACCATAAATCTATAAACAAACTGAGATAAACATATTCAACTGCACTTTAACATGATTGACAACTAAAAACATCccattaacaaaaaaaacatataactTTAGCaatctgaaaagaaaaaaagcacATCAACCAATAATATATAGAAACAAGTAGCAATCACTGACAGCAAGTTAGTTTGAATTGGTGCAAAACAGAGTCCCTCTATAACTAACTTGATGAGTCTATCATATTAACAGCCGAAATTCACATTTTTCGGCTTAACATTTAAACAACAAAGTAAGATTCCAAAACATCAACCATGCCACATGCTATTAAAACCAATGTAAATCACTGTTCCAAGTTAGTTTGAATTCATGCAAATCTATCTGGAAACCAGATTGAAGAGATCACAAAAATCATTTTTGTATAGTATGACCTTCAAAGTTCATATAGGAGGCATTAATGTAAACCACTCTTCTACACATGAAGTTATTTGATATGAGATTACACAGATTGAAGTCAGTTTTTACTAACTTTAAAAGTGGATTCAGTTAACAAGCAATCTAAAAACAGTACAAAATAATACCATATCCTTGCAGTTGTATAATATGCCAAAAAGCAATCCCATATTCAGAAATTCCTAGACATAGATgataaaaatgaagaaataaaaCTTCATTAGCAAATTCCAGATATTCTTGGGTCAATTTGTTCCTTCTATTGAATATGCTCAAACAGAACATAACAAACAAATTTCATAAAGTAAAAAGCATGTAAAAAGTCCCTAGAAAATGGGCTTACCTTATCGGAAGAAAATTATTAGTGCATTTCCTGTAGCAGACACATGAAAACCAACAGAAgatattagatgaaatatgccAAATGAAGCCTCAAATTAGTACTAAAATCTTTCGCAATTTacctaataaaaaaacatatatacaatAAGAATTGTATCATCGCCCCCGGAAAGAGAAAAATACATGAAACCAATCGTTGCCTAATTTAGCAGACAAAATTCATCATGATCGccaatttacaaaattaaaagaaaatggataaaatATAACATGAGCATTGAGAAATTATACCGGAACTTGAATTCAGGGAGACGGAGAACGAAGGAACCAAACTCATCCAATCCATTGGAATGAGGCCCTTCAACGACCAAATACACAAAAGGGATCAATAAGAAAACAGTTTATCAATGTTAAAAGCAAAATTATTCTGTAAATTATAAACATCGAACTTTCaaacaaatttaattcaaaTTCCTAAATTTACCTAATACAATGAAGAACATCAATCTCCAAACAAAGAATAACTATGCCAAAGTCTTCTTTTATGTAAAAATTGAacgaataatttaaaataataccTAAAAATTATACAGACCCAATGTTGTAACACATTCAATCGCCACCGCGAGAGTTATTCGGCCATCCCGCCTCATCGCCGACTGCTTGTTGCTTTCGAAGTCGTCGCCCGCCGCTACCATCGCATAAACTGCCGATGTCAGTTAAAcaggaaataataataataaaacgaaAAAAGAACAGAAGATTCGAACCATGGGGGTGGCCGGAGAAAGGAGAAAAGCGCACTCCGAACACAAAACAAAGCCAAAAAAAGAAAGTtagaagagaagagaaaggCTAGAACGTGAAAAgcgtgagagagagagaaaggagagCATCGTGTAAAACTGAAAAAACATATGCCTcatttttctattattattttttaatttttttagtgtAATATAGTGCAAATtttgtatatttattttttttaacgatatttaaatatttttttaaacattcaaattaattatttatcaaCCATCATTTAACTCAaataaaatattgatattttttgtATTTCCACATATATCAAcacattttttaaattttgcaTAATTTAACTACATATTTAGCAACCCATTTAATCCatctttaattttaaaaaataccaACATTTTCTTCTAAATATGtagttaaattattaaaaattccatcataaaatttaaaagtatcatcaaataaatataaaaggcAACACAAATTAAAAAGTGTGGTTGAATTAAATACggagataaaaaataaaagtatatgCATATAAAAAAATACCGAGACACTTTTTCATGACGCAAATTCTAAACCgtctttgatttttttaaaaatactgATGCTTTTTTAAAAGCGTAgttatttcttttttaaataaCAACATATAATATAAAGCATCGTTAAGTGATAATACAAACCGACACAAATACAAAAGTGTggctaaattttaaaatatagagACACATGTCAAAAAACGTCGTTAAACAAGTGTCGTAATAgaccatttttttttgtagtgattgTTGAATTTTGTTATGATAATTTCAAATCTCAGCAAAATAGTCATCTTATCGCTCTTTTATATATCTTATAGGTTGTGAGATGAAAATAGTTAAAATATTTAGTAAACTGGGATGTACCTTTTCTCTCTTGAAGGGCTTATAAATTGTCGTTTCCATATGATATTTTTGTTGACTCACGTGGAGTCCTAATACATCCGTTTAATTGTGTTGCAGTTTGTTTTAACATATACTCAAACTTAATGATTGATACTTTCTTAACAAATAGTATATGTAAGTCTTAACTAAATTGATGATGATATAAGCTATTTTCTTATGCCTTGCTAAATTAATGTTTGATTGGCCAACTTGTTGTCCTTGTGGGCCTTAACGACGAGTAGCCTCAACCTGTGGAAACTTTTGCAAGTGATTTCTGTAAAGCattatgaaaattaatattttctatAAAGATTGCATTTCATCGTAATTTATTTTACTTTGATTGACAAAATGATAATGGAAAAGCTAATATTGCACATTGTGTCAGATTTCCAGGCGGATGGCATGGCTTTCTTGCACTTTAGCTAAAGAATTTCTAAGTCCCAATAACAAGAACAACTTCTAAATTGTGATTGATTGTTTTATTTCCAGCTCAGGTTTCCTTGCTACACCATTTAAATTAATGTGTAATTTCCATGTCAAACAAGTCTAGTTAGATCGATACTTTTTTATAGATGAGCAATTGAGCATTAtttcataatatatttataattctTGCATTTGTTTAATTATTCTAATTTTGGAATGACATTCATTTCAAGGCCGATTTCAACACTGGCCAAACTTCATCTTCATGAtaattagtcatttattttCCT comes from the Euphorbia lathyris chromosome 5, ddEupLath1.1, whole genome shotgun sequence genome and includes:
- the LOC136231040 gene encoding uncharacterized protein isoform X3, producing the protein MRRDGRITLAVAIECVTTLGPHSNGLDEFGSFVLRLPEFKFRQRLVSCIFLFPGAMIQFLLYICFFIRKCTNNFLPIRIVLVSSPVDPTSFVPSFIVSLNSSFDSCQTYLLANGSFMLS
- the LOC136231040 gene encoding uncharacterized protein isoform X1, with protein sequence MRRDGRITLAVAIECVTTLGPHSNGLDEFGSFVLRLPEFKFRQRLVSCIFLFPGAMIQFLLYICFFIRKCTNNFLPISLSLLTRGSDEFRSFVHRLLEFKFCCNLKIKSFEFDLPIESKTALLGTMFWPASDMQANPVV
- the LOC136231040 gene encoding uncharacterized protein isoform X4 is translated as MRRDGRITLAVAIECVTTLGPHSNGLDEFGSFVLRLPEFKFRKCTNNFLPISLSLLTRGSDEFRSFVHRLLEFKFCCNLKIKSFEFDLPIESKTALLGTMFWPASDMQANPVV
- the LOC136231040 gene encoding uncharacterized protein isoform X2 gives rise to the protein MRRDGRITLAVAIECVTTLGPHSNGLDEFGSFVLRLPEFKFRQRLVSCIFLFPGAMIQFLLYICFFIRKCTNNFLPIRIVLVSSPVDPTSFVPSFIVSLNSSFGMIVLFIRSLLILSIRDHDGFCHCLQN
- the LOC136231040 gene encoding uncharacterized protein isoform X5, whose amino-acid sequence is MRRDGRITLAVAIECVTTLGPHSNGLDEFGSFVLRLPEFKFRQRLVSCIFLFPGAMIQFLLYICFFIRKCTNNFLPIRIVLVSSPVDPTSFVPSFIVSLNSSFACQHRRWN
- the LOC136231040 gene encoding uncharacterized protein isoform X7, giving the protein MRRDGRITLAVAIECVTTLGPHSNGLDEFGSFVLRLPEFKFRKCTNNFLPIRIVLVSSPVDPTSFVPSFIVSLNSSFACQHRRWN
- the LOC136231040 gene encoding uncharacterized protein isoform X8 — its product is MRRDGRITLAVAIECVTTLGPHSNGLDEFGSFVLRLPEFKFRKCTNNFLPISLSLLTRGSDEFRSFVHRLLEFKFCLPT
- the LOC136231040 gene encoding uncharacterized protein isoform X6; the encoded protein is MRRDGRITLAVAIECVTTLGPHSNGLDEFGSFVLRLPEFKFRQRLVSCIFLFPGAMIQFLLYICFFIRKCTNNFLPISLSLLTRGSDEFRSFVHRLLEFKFCLPT